The Bdellovibrio bacteriovorus W nucleotide sequence GTGTCTGATTTGAATAATCTCGATCCGCACAAGATTTGGAATTGGGATCCGCGTTCCAGAAAAGCATATCGGGGCTATCCGAAAAAGCAGCTTCCGATGTGGTTGTTCTACAGGGTGGAGTTTTTCCCTCATTTAGATCAGGGAACCGGTATTAAAGATCAGCATGGAAATGATCAAAAATTTCCTGCGGCGTTTAGACAATCAAGAAGTGAATTTAAACCAAAAGGAATTATCAAGGTTATTCCTTAAGGAGTGTTTATGATTAAGACAGAAAAAGAATATCTAGAGTCAAAAATACGATTGGATGCTGAGTTTAAAGAACTCGATGCTCATGCCGAGAAAATGAAAAAATCAGGCCTGACTCCTGAACAAATTAAACTTGCTCTTGATCCATTGGCGTCTTTTGCACTTCAACTTAAAGAAGAGGTTGAGGAGTATGAAAAACTTAAAAGAGGTCAATTTGACATTCTTGAAAATTTCAATGGAATTGGCAGGATGCTCGTCGCTCTCCGAATTTTCAAAGGTTTGAAGCAGAAGGAATTAGCGGAAAAGCTTGATGTCACGGAGGCGCAAGTCTCCCGGGACGAGCGCAATGAATATCATGGAGCTTCCATCGAGAAAATTCAAAAGGTGCTCGATGCGCTTGGGGTGACTTTGAAATCTGCGATTGAGACTGATTACAAAGATGCGGTGTAAAGGATTGAGATGAGTAGTAAGCCAACGGAACCAAGTATAAGCGCATTTATTTCCTACTCATGGGATAGTGATCCTCATGTTGAATGGGTAAACTCACTTGCGCATATTTTGAGGGGCAACTCCATCAAATCACTGACCGACCAAATCTGTGTTGGCCCTGGTGCCAGTTTGAATAATTTTATGAGATTTGGGGTTGATAATTCATCATGGAAAATTTGTGTTATTTCTGACGGCTATGTCTCGAAAATGAATGATCTTAAAACCGGAGTAGGAAAAGAAATAGAAATGCTGGAAAGGCACATGGAATCGGAATATATTATTCCGATTCTAAAGAACAACTCCGGTAAAGGTGTTCCAGATTTCTTTGAGGGAAAGTTCTGGATTGATTTTGATGGCGGAGAATATTTAGATTGTATTCAAAAGCTGGTAAAAAGAATTTTGGGCTTCAATAAAATGATCGAGCCCATGATTGGCCTGAATCCATACTCAAAAGAAGTTTCTAATGTTCGTATGCTTGAGTCAGATATTAAAAAACTACGTTTCTGAATCCAAAATTTGAAGGAAATGTGAGTTTTGATTACTCAAGTAATGACGGAGTTTATGTAGTTGGATCAGGGGAGTATTCATTTGCCACCAAGTGGACTAGAGCTAGTGATGTCTCCATTCACGCCTACAGTGATAGATTGCAAGGCGGAAAAATTGCTATGATAAAAAACATGGGATTATTTTCTAGCTTCCATACGAGTGAATGTCTTGATTTTACTTCCAGAGTGTGGTCACCCGGCGTTGGTGATGCTATTGTGTGGATTAATAAACACGGCAATATGGCAGTCACCAAGATCGTTAAAATTATGGATGCTTCAAGGGGGGCACCGTCTGATGGACTTACTTTTGAGTACCATATATTAGACAAACCCGTATAGGCATTTTGTTTGGTTTAGTGAAGGAAGTACTGTAAAACTATGTCTGACACTTATCTATAAAAGAATGGTCAGTATTATGTGGGCGTTATTCATAGATTTCAAAATAGCACCCTTGTGGCGAATTAAATAACGTTCGCCTTCAAAGGTGCCTTCTTTTTTTAAAGGTAATTTTCAACGGATACTGAATCACTCGCTAGCAAGCGTATATCCTCCCTCAAATGGCTCTAGTGTTCTTCGCGCACCACCACTCCAGCGCTCCACCGAAATTCGTGGCTCTTCATAACCAATATGGCCCGCTACTCGATGAAGTTCTATCTTAGTTTTGCCATTTCCAAGCATCTCCCCATTGGATGTGCGAGTAGCGTGTATCACGGATAAAGTTACTGCATCTTGTTCACGTCTGACTGAGACAAAGTGATGTAAAGGAATACCATGGTAACGCTTGAACACTTCTTGGAAGTTGTAGTCTCTTTCAGCCAAGTAAATTGCCGCCTTTTCAAAACTTCTAAATGGCGGATAATGGCTCGCCCAAAACTTATCTGAAAATAATGATGCGTAGATAGGCTCGCCTAGCAAATAACTATTCGGGAGATCAGGCGACAATCCTTCAAGATCGGTGCGCCGCCGATCAACATCAGCGTCCGGAACCATGATGACGATTTTGGCTTGAGGCAAACTGTTGATAGGATACTTAGTATCAGCCAACATTGCGTTTTTGGACGAATATCCGACGTACGCCGCGAATAATTCGTGAGCGTGCGCTGCCTTTAACTTAATATTGAGCTTTTCGCTTGTGAACGTGCGTAAGGAATCTGCGCACATTTTGGGAATATCTTGCTGCATGACTGCAACCTCCATTAATGGGCTGGGCTTGTATCGGTTGTCGTGAGCGTTCATTACAACCATGCCAGCGTTAATAAAGGTCTAACAAACTGCAAGGTCTAAATTCTTCAGCATCGTCTTTTCGGGCGCTCACACCTGAGGCATTCGATTCCAAGCGCCAAGCTATGATAGTTGATTAAATTAAGTCAAGTGCAAATAAATGGCGTGAATTTGAACTAGCTTAGGGTGTCAGACCAAATTGAAAATCCATTCAAGATAAGTCAGATACCGTGGAAATCTAGTGCCAATGGCTGCCATCGCCATCGAAACCTCTGAAATCACTTCGATTACAGAAATCGCTGAGGCAGTTGGAATATCTGAATCTAAAATTCAGATACTAATTCAAAGTAACGATACTGAACATAGTCTTGAAGAAATTCTCGAGGCTATTGCCGCCTGTATGTCTGTCATCGCTTTTGATTTTTGGTACTGATATACTCAACCTAGTAGATAGGCAGGGAGGGGGACGACGATGAAAGACACAAAGACGAAGCTTGGTCAGGGCTTGTTGAAGGGCATGATGGAAATTCTTGAATCCGAGAGTGATCGCGCCGATAAATCGGCGCACCGGATAGAGAGTGAAGCACAGTTGATAGTCGCGAAAGAAAAAATTGCAGAGTTAAAAGTGTCACTGCGAGAGTGTAAAAACGAAAAGATGAAGAAGGATTTGCAGAAGTCCGCACAAGTTCAGGTTGAGGCGTTAATTCAAGAACTAGA carries:
- a CDS encoding hypothetical protein (COG1396 Predicted transcriptional regulators), with amino-acid sequence MIKTEKEYLESKIRLDAEFKELDAHAEKMKKSGLTPEQIKLALDPLASFALQLKEEVEEYEKLKRGQFDILENFNGIGRMLVALRIFKGLKQKELAEKLDVTEAQVSRDERNEYHGASIEKIQKVLDALGVTLKSAIETDYKDAV
- a CDS encoding sefir domain protein produces the protein MSSKPTEPSISAFISYSWDSDPHVEWVNSLAHILRGNSIKSLTDQICVGPGASLNNFMRFGVDNSSWKICVISDGYVSKMNDLKTGVGKEIEMLERHMESEYIIPILKNNSGKGVPDFFEGKFWIDFDGGEYLDCIQKLVKRILGFNKMIEPMIGLNPYSKEVSNVRMLESDIKKLRF
- a CDS encoding hypothetical protein (COG4232 Thiol:disulfide interchange protein), translated to MSFDYSSNDGVYVVGSGEYSFATKWTRASDVSIHAYSDRLQGGKIAMIKNMGLFSSFHTSECLDFTSRVWSPGVGDAIVWINKHGNMAVTKIVKIMDASRGAPSDGLTFEYHILDKPV
- a CDS encoding Atc1 protein; this encodes MQQDIPKMCADSLRTFTSEKLNIKLKAAHAHELFAAYVGYSSKNAMLADTKYPINSLPQAKIVIMVPDADVDRRRTDLEGLSPDLPNSYLLGEPIYASLFSDKFWASHYPPFRSFEKAAIYLAERDYNFQEVFKRYHGIPLHHFVSVRREQDAVTLSVIHATRTSNGEMLGNGKTKIELHRVAGHIGYEEPRISVERWSGGARRTLEPFEGGYTLASE